In Microbulbifer sp. GL-2, the following are encoded in one genomic region:
- a CDS encoding siderophore-interacting protein, whose translation MAEKRTRELVVLRSTKVSEHMLRITLGGEGFESFPCDQESAYVKLVFPKGEGTRPLMRSYTIRYQRQTEIDIDFALHEHEGPASNWAANAQPGDSILIGGPGPKKLINPQADWFLLAGDMTALPAISVNLAQLPDEASGYAVIEVSSESDIQPLKHPKNLQLHWVVNSLPTGELLLPKIQALPWLPGQAAIWAACEFSSMRQLRKFFKQDKEIPKTHIYISSYWKLGISDEGHKLAKKLDNEQT comes from the coding sequence ATGGCTGAAAAACGCACACGAGAGCTGGTCGTTTTGCGCTCCACCAAAGTCTCAGAACACATGTTACGTATCACTCTGGGTGGCGAAGGGTTTGAATCCTTTCCCTGCGACCAGGAAAGTGCCTATGTAAAACTGGTTTTCCCTAAGGGCGAAGGTACACGCCCGCTAATGAGAAGCTATACCATCAGGTACCAACGGCAGACAGAAATCGATATCGACTTCGCGTTGCATGAACATGAAGGGCCAGCCTCAAATTGGGCGGCCAATGCACAACCCGGAGACTCTATTTTGATAGGAGGGCCAGGCCCCAAGAAGCTGATTAACCCCCAGGCCGACTGGTTTTTGCTCGCCGGCGATATGACCGCCCTACCCGCCATTAGCGTTAACCTGGCCCAACTACCTGATGAGGCCAGCGGATATGCGGTGATAGAAGTTTCAAGCGAATCGGATATTCAGCCACTGAAACATCCAAAAAACCTGCAGCTGCACTGGGTGGTAAATTCTCTCCCCACCGGTGAACTTCTCCTCCCTAAAATTCAGGCACTGCCCTGGCTTCCAGGCCAAGCCGCCATCTGGGCCGCCTGCGAATTTAGTAGCATGCGGCAGTTACGGAAATTTTTTAAGCAGGATAAAGAAATCCCCAAAACCCATATTTACATTTCCAGTTATTGGAAACTTGGGATCTCTGATGAAGGGCACAAGCTCGCGAAAAAACTGGATAACGAGCAGACCTAA
- a CDS encoding MarR family winged helix-turn-helix transcriptional regulator — protein sequence MSYSVNETLHQLIHAYKKQLRISIQEQKIDLPVNHIRVLKGICKYPQGTARSIALRMNQDKAQITRVLNELVQSKLIKKTDNPNDRRSQFLAPTASGKKILEKVHNLETEVIAVMTLNLSEKELKAFAHIASVMIENLTEHSTSD from the coding sequence GTGAGCTACTCAGTCAACGAAACCCTGCACCAGCTGATCCACGCTTACAAAAAGCAGCTGCGGATCAGCATTCAGGAGCAAAAAATTGACCTCCCGGTAAATCATATTCGCGTGCTCAAGGGAATTTGCAAGTATCCGCAGGGTACCGCACGGTCAATTGCCCTGCGAATGAATCAAGATAAGGCCCAGATTACACGGGTACTTAATGAGTTGGTTCAATCCAAACTTATCAAAAAAACAGACAACCCTAATGACCGCCGCAGTCAGTTCCTTGCTCCCACAGCATCAGGAAAAAAGATTCTTGAAAAAGTGCATAACCTGGAAACAGAGGTTATCGCTGTAATGACTCTCAACCTGAGCGAAAAAGAACTCAAGGCGTTTGCCCATATCGCCAGCGTTATGATCGAGAACCTGACCGAACACTCTACTTCAGATTAA